A genomic window from Leishmania braziliensis MHOM/BR/75/M2904 complete genome, chromosome 19 includes:
- a CDS encoding putative ATP-dependent zinc metallopeptidase produces MDPLQREALNNGEEGAAEAKRPSYFRGFFDAEKRRKVVNHDPTVGQAIGSAAVMALPVALIIALVMHRRARLATQAASGATPKDGSFFSEMQKVMRQTMNPMGEKDFKVSVKDTKFSDVIGVPEALAEVQQYVNFLKTPHVFTRLGGRLPKGCILTGVPGTGKTLLAKAVAGEANVPFYSCSGADFIEVYAGSGPRRVRELFEAAKKDAPSVIFIDEIDAVGSRSSGSGAMGLSSEENRTINQLLSELDGLQLNEAVVVFAATNFVDSIDKALLREGRFDRKVELPMPDKQARQDLFNHYLSRVTCEDAMTLSKKLAELTPGVSPATIAAIVNEGALSAAIKDRAAVTAIDLLPAIDDVLIGKKHRNRMSDDAARRVALHESGHALVAWLLPEQTDVVKISITPRGPAGGFTQQVGREVLDMPTEFSLFTDICVMLGGRLAEMTQHESLTTGAQDDYQRATQTAIREFLAFGMSRQVGLLSYEPQRLSEGRMHQKHSEAAHKTAEEEAARLVAAASDHVKALLQSHDAVLRKLADSLFEKKELLREDIEAIVGPRPGTSSAVSKQTRAALRRFVDASEAAALQRHTTREAMSAIVSAA; encoded by the coding sequence ATGGATCCTCTGCAACGGGAGGCGCTCAACaatggcgaggagggggcggcggaggcaaaGAGGCCCTCCTACTTCCGAGGCTTCTTTGACGCAGAGAAGCGCCGCAAGGTGGTCAACCATGACCCGACCGTAGGTCAGGCCattggcagtgctgctgtaATGGCACTCCCGGTGGCGCTCATAATTGCATTAGTGATGCATCGACGCGCGCGCCTTGCCACTCAGGCGGCGTCAGGCGCCACGCCGAAGGATGGGAGCTTCTTCAGCGAGATGCAGAAGGTGATGCGGCAGACCATGAACCCAATGGGTGAGAAGGACTTCAAAGTGTCAGTGAAGGACACTAAGTTTAGCGACGTCATCGGCGTGCCAGAGGCACTGGCGGAGGTCCAGCAGTACGTCAACTTCCTAAAGACCCCGCACGTCTTCACCCGGCTTGGCGGGCGCCTGCCGAAGGGTTGTATTCTCACAGGGGTGCCTGGTACCGGCAAGACGCTGCTCGCGAAAGCGGTGGCTGGTGAGGCGAACGTTCCCTTctacagctgcagcggcgctgactTCATCGAGGTGTACGCCGGCTCTGGACCAAGGCGGGTACGTGAACTCTTCGAGGCGGCCAAGAAAGACGCCCCATCGGTCATCTTCATTGACGAGATCGACGCCGTCGgttcgcgcagcagcgggagcgGTGCGATGGGTCTCAGTAGCGAGGAGAATCGTACTATCAATCAGCTTCTGTCCGAGTTGGACGGACTGCAGTTGAATGAGGCGGTCGTTGTGTTCGCGGCTACGAACTTTGTGGACAGCATAGACAAGGCGCTGTTGCGCGAGGGCCGCTTTGACCGCAAGGTCGAGCTCCCGATGCCGGACAAGCAGGCTCGCCAGGACCTCTTCAACCACTACCTTAGCCGTGTCACCTGTGAAGATGCCATGACGCTCTCGAAGAAGCTGGCGGAGTTAACTCCTGGCGTGTCTCCAGCTACCATCGCAGCCATCGTCAACGAGGGTGCTctcagcgccgccatcaAAGACAGagccgccgtcaccgccataGACCTCCTCCCCGCGATTGACGATGTACTCATCGGCAAGAAGCACCGCAACCGCATGAGCGATGATGCTGCGAGAAGGGTCGCACTGCATGAAAGCGGCCACGCACTTGtggcgtggctgctgccggaGCAGACAGACGTCGTCAAGATCTCCATCACGCCGCGCGGCCCCGCCGGAGGCTTCACCCAGCAGGTTGGCCGCGAGGTGTTGGACATGCCGACTGAGTTTTCGCTCTTCACGGACATTTGCGTCATGTTGGGTGGGCGGCTGGCGGAGATGACGCAGCACGAGTCCCTCACCACTGGTGCACAGGACGACTACCAGCGGGCGACCCAGACGGCCATTCGTGAGTTCCTCGCGTTTGGCATGTCTCGCCAGGTCGGCCTCCTCTCGTACGAGCCGCAGCGACTCAGTGAGGGCCGTATGCACCAAAAACACTCAGAGGCGGCGCATAagacggcggaggaggaggcggcccGGCTGGTCGCTGCGGCGTCTGATCACGTGAAGGCGCTCTTGCAGTCACACGATGCAGTACTGCGAAAACTGGCGGATTCGCTCTTCgagaagaaggagctgctgcgtgagGACATCGAGGCAATTGTGGGACCGCGCCCCGGAACGAGCTCCGCTGTTTCGAAGCAGACGCGTGCGGCGCTTCGCCGCTTCGTCGACGCGTCTGaagccgcagcgctgcaacGCCATACCACGAGAGAGGCGATGTCTGCCATCGTTTCTGCTGCGTAG